In the Diprion similis isolate iyDipSimi1 chromosome 2, iyDipSimi1.1, whole genome shotgun sequence genome, one interval contains:
- the LOC124415858 gene encoding lachesin-like isoform X2: protein MEIGAHPAGSNCSSSCIRQILALMASRKLAAVLGAILHLSLCQNSPEVNPEFLAPLENHTVTQGRDVSFTCVVNHLQSYKVAWIKSDSRAILAIHTHMVAHNPRLSVTHNGHNTWKLHVANVQKNDSGTYMCQVNTDPMRSQNGYMEVVIPPDIKDDASADGLVAKEGGNIRLRCQATGTPMPNVTWRREDGRNIILRHDNQKEALKYHDGEILELTGVLRQEMGSYLCIASNGIPPSVSKRYSIDVHFQPLIKVHTQLVAAPLHSDVLLQCSVEASPRAMNTWYKDTGEKLLPNEKYKMEEAPVNDYSWQMNLTIRSLEQRDLGSYVCSAENALGKAEGVVRLQELNLPKTTPVSLTRNTDPRPRKKPPRTKKKNGKIYGGRAEGDDGFVGNDEDLATTQRMGGSGSTQDGHRTEEPLTVPSLSPPWVILNTASRKRFFGLKKATLLLFLLFVTAVYK, encoded by the exons TGGAG ATTGGTGCACATCCGGCAGGTTCGAATTGCTCGTCGAGCTGCATAAGACAAATTCTCGCTCTCATGGCATCGAGGAAACTCGCTGCTGTTCTTGGAGCGATTCTGCATCTTTCCCTGT GCCAAAATTCGCCGGAAGTGAATCCAGAGTTTTTGGCCCCGTTGGAGAACCACACGGTAACACAGGGCCGGGACGTATCGTTCACCTGCGTCGTGAATCACCTTCAATCTTACAAG GTCGCCTGGATCAAGTCAGACTCGAGAGCCATTTTGGCGATCCACACGCATATGGTCGCCCATAATCCACGACTATCTGTTACGCACAATGGCCATAACACTTGGAAGCTCCATGTAGCGAATGTTCAGAAAAACGACTCGGGGACGTACATGTGTCAAGTGAACACGGACCCGATGCGAAGTCAG AACGGTTACATGGAGGTAGTAATCCCGCCGGACATTAAGGACGACGCCTCTGCCGACGGCCTCGTCGCCAAGGAAGGTGGGAATATTAGACTGCGATGTCAGGCAACCGGAACTCCGATGCCCAACGTAACGTGGCGCCGAGAGGATGGCCGGAACATAATCCTGCGGCACGACAATCAGAAGGAAG CACTCAAGTACCACGACGGCGAAATACTCGAGCTAACCGGCGTTCTCCGACAAGAAATGGGATCCTACCTCTGCATTGCCAGCAACGGCATTCCTCCGAGTGTCAGTAAGAGATACTCCATCGATGTGCATT TCCAGCCGCTAATCAAGGTCCACACTCAGCTCGTGGCTGCGCCTCTTCACAGCGACGTGTTGCTTCAATGTTCCGTCGAAGCCTCACCCCGAGCCATGAACACGTGGTACAAAGACACAG GTGAGAAATTGCTACCGAACGAGAAATACAAGATGGAGGAAGCGCCGGTGAACGACTACTCGTGGCAGATGAATCTGACGATTCGTTCTCTGGAACAAAGGGACCTTGGTAGCTATGTTTGTTCGGCGGAGAACGCGCTTGGAAAAGCCGAGGGGGTGGTCCGGCTGCAGG AGTTAAATCTGCCGAAAACGACGCCGGTGAGTTTGACGAGAAACACGGATCCTCGGCCGCGGAAAAAACCACCAAGGACTAAGAAAAAGAACGGAAAAATTTACGGCGGCCGAGCCGAAGGCGATGATGGATTTGTGGGCAACGACGAGGACCTTGCGACCACCCAGAGGATGGGCGGAAGCGGAAGCACGCAGGACGGACATCGCACCGAGGAACCTCTGACGGTGCCTTCCCTCTCTCCCCCCTGGGTGATCCTGAACACGGCGAGCAGGAAGCGGTTCTTCGGCCTGAAGAAGGCGACGCTGCTGCTGTTCCTGCTCTTCGTTACAGCGGTGTATAAGTGA
- the LOC124415858 gene encoding lachesin-like isoform X1, with amino-acid sequence MLPFMQIGAHPAGSNCSSSCIRQILALMASRKLAAVLGAILHLSLCQNSPEVNPEFLAPLENHTVTQGRDVSFTCVVNHLQSYKVAWIKSDSRAILAIHTHMVAHNPRLSVTHNGHNTWKLHVANVQKNDSGTYMCQVNTDPMRSQNGYMEVVIPPDIKDDASADGLVAKEGGNIRLRCQATGTPMPNVTWRREDGRNIILRHDNQKEALKYHDGEILELTGVLRQEMGSYLCIASNGIPPSVSKRYSIDVHFQPLIKVHTQLVAAPLHSDVLLQCSVEASPRAMNTWYKDTGEKLLPNEKYKMEEAPVNDYSWQMNLTIRSLEQRDLGSYVCSAENALGKAEGVVRLQELNLPKTTPVSLTRNTDPRPRKKPPRTKKKNGKIYGGRAEGDDGFVGNDEDLATTQRMGGSGSTQDGHRTEEPLTVPSLSPPWVILNTASRKRFFGLKKATLLLFLLFVTAVYK; translated from the exons ATTGGTGCACATCCGGCAGGTTCGAATTGCTCGTCGAGCTGCATAAGACAAATTCTCGCTCTCATGGCATCGAGGAAACTCGCTGCTGTTCTTGGAGCGATTCTGCATCTTTCCCTGT GCCAAAATTCGCCGGAAGTGAATCCAGAGTTTTTGGCCCCGTTGGAGAACCACACGGTAACACAGGGCCGGGACGTATCGTTCACCTGCGTCGTGAATCACCTTCAATCTTACAAG GTCGCCTGGATCAAGTCAGACTCGAGAGCCATTTTGGCGATCCACACGCATATGGTCGCCCATAATCCACGACTATCTGTTACGCACAATGGCCATAACACTTGGAAGCTCCATGTAGCGAATGTTCAGAAAAACGACTCGGGGACGTACATGTGTCAAGTGAACACGGACCCGATGCGAAGTCAG AACGGTTACATGGAGGTAGTAATCCCGCCGGACATTAAGGACGACGCCTCTGCCGACGGCCTCGTCGCCAAGGAAGGTGGGAATATTAGACTGCGATGTCAGGCAACCGGAACTCCGATGCCCAACGTAACGTGGCGCCGAGAGGATGGCCGGAACATAATCCTGCGGCACGACAATCAGAAGGAAG CACTCAAGTACCACGACGGCGAAATACTCGAGCTAACCGGCGTTCTCCGACAAGAAATGGGATCCTACCTCTGCATTGCCAGCAACGGCATTCCTCCGAGTGTCAGTAAGAGATACTCCATCGATGTGCATT TCCAGCCGCTAATCAAGGTCCACACTCAGCTCGTGGCTGCGCCTCTTCACAGCGACGTGTTGCTTCAATGTTCCGTCGAAGCCTCACCCCGAGCCATGAACACGTGGTACAAAGACACAG GTGAGAAATTGCTACCGAACGAGAAATACAAGATGGAGGAAGCGCCGGTGAACGACTACTCGTGGCAGATGAATCTGACGATTCGTTCTCTGGAACAAAGGGACCTTGGTAGCTATGTTTGTTCGGCGGAGAACGCGCTTGGAAAAGCCGAGGGGGTGGTCCGGCTGCAGG AGTTAAATCTGCCGAAAACGACGCCGGTGAGTTTGACGAGAAACACGGATCCTCGGCCGCGGAAAAAACCACCAAGGACTAAGAAAAAGAACGGAAAAATTTACGGCGGCCGAGCCGAAGGCGATGATGGATTTGTGGGCAACGACGAGGACCTTGCGACCACCCAGAGGATGGGCGGAAGCGGAAGCACGCAGGACGGACATCGCACCGAGGAACCTCTGACGGTGCCTTCCCTCTCTCCCCCCTGGGTGATCCTGAACACGGCGAGCAGGAAGCGGTTCTTCGGCCTGAAGAAGGCGACGCTGCTGCTGTTCCTGCTCTTCGTTACAGCGGTGTATAAGTGA
- the LOC124416029 gene encoding probable ATP-dependent RNA helicase Dbp73D: MSLFVVNRYQGNDDNVTDSTNTEDHYTTLLKKIEERKKRKSATQENKVNQNGVHGSEVTVAKKKRKKQKTLATKENEAECKDTATPETITPSKHFTATEVNDLAASERHESLTETTGSTQKATAKKPDYLILGSDSHKKKPVIKRVLPEWLSKPELISADVNSGPSLSDFESILDSDIIDVLKKSGATKLFPVQANIIPWLLECDRHRKVGWWPRDVCISAPTGSGKTLAYVLPIIQLLKDRLVRKVRCLVVLPVQELAAQVFKVMKTYSEHTNLRVTLLSSAATFQQEQEKLVKQDGSGNYISKVDIIVTTPGRLIDHIERTKGFSLSSLRYLVIDEADRATDWLQHLPAPHYGSATLNISNIDSKNRPTQKLLFSATLSQDPEKLSRLGLFQPKLFTSVLPEDKDIDLNLDKATGDFVGRYTSPDELVEKAVECETLNKPLALFQLLTGSDEVQRTLVFTNSGNTAHRLALLISLLGKKRGLTVAEMSARLDYKKRESVLSKFAQGDIQVLVSSDALARGMDISGVNLVVSYDLPKHIKGYIHRSGRTGRAGTPGTAVSILTPAQIAAFTKMLTSARKTVPVIEKMDVDSFSESPDYEEHIEKLREMLEEEQTNDLNHIKSVKRRHKRIHKKP; the protein is encoded by the exons ATGAGTCTCTTTGTTGTAAACAG gtaTCAGGGTAACGATGATAATGTAACAGATTCAACGAATACAGAAGACCACTACACAACtttgttgaagaaaattgaggAGCGCAAAAAGCGCAAGAGTGCAACACAAGAAAACAAAGTTAATCAAAATGGAGTTCACGGCTCTGAGGTTACGGTTGCGAAGAAGAAGCGTAAGAAACAAAAGACCTTGGCTACTAAAGAAAACGAAGCAGAATGCAAAGACACAGCTACTCCTGAAACAATCACACCGTCTAAACATTTCACTGCTACAGAAGTCAACGACCTTGCAGCTAGTGAACGGCATGAAAGCTTGACAGAAACCACAGGTTCTACGCAAAAGGCAACTGCAAAGAAACCTGATTATCTTATTCTCGGATCTGATTCTCACAAGAAGAAACCAGTTATTAAACGTGTCTTACCTGAATGGTTGTCAAAACCAGAACTAATTTCTGCCGATGTAAATAGCGGCCCTAGTTTATCTGACTTCGAATCGATCTTAGATTCTGATATAATAGATGTTCTTAAGAAAAGCGGAGCAACAAAACTTTTTCCAGTTCAAGCAAACATCATACCATGGTTACTGGAATGCGATAGGCATAGAAAAGTGGGCTGGTGGCCACGAGATGTTTGCATTTCAGCACCTACGGGAAGTG GAAAAACACTTGCATATGTTTTACCAATTATTCAACTGCTAAAGGATCGATTAGTAAGAAAAGTCCGTTGTCTTGTCGTACTTCCAGTCCAGGAGCTAGCTGCACAGGTCTTTAAAGTGATGAAAACATATTCAGAGCATACAAATTTGCGGGTAACATTGCTCTCAAGTGCTGCTACTTTTCAGCAAGAACAGGAAAAACTTGTCAAACAAG ACGGATCTGGAAACTACATCAGCAAGGTAGATATCATTGTAACAACACCTGGTCGCCTGATAGATCACATTGAAAGAACCAAAGGATTTTCACTATCTTCACTGCGATATCTTGTCATCGACGAAGCTGATAGAGCCACGGATTGGCTGCAGCATCTTCCGGCTCCACATTACGGATCAGCCACTCTTAATATATCCAACATTGACTCAAA gAATCGACCTACTCAGAAGCTATTGTTTAGCGCGACGTTATCTCAGGACCCCGAGAAGCTGAGTAGACTTGGTTTATTTCAACCCAAGTTATTCACATCCGTTCTACCAGAAGACAAAGATATAGATTTAAATTTGGACAAAGCTACCGGAGATTTTGTTGGGCGTTACACTAGTCCGGACGAACTAGTCGAGAAAGCTGTAGAGTGCGAGACTTTGAACAAGCCACTTGCTCTTTTCCAACTATTAACTGGAAGCGACGAAGTGCAAAGAACGCTGGTGTTTACAAACTCCGGAAATACAGCGCATAGATTGGCCTTGCTAATCAGTTTACTGGGTAAAAAGAGAGGATTAACTGTGGCGGAAATGTCTGCACGTTTGGATTACAAAAAACGAGAAAGTGTGTTGTCGAAATTCGCACAAGGAGATATTCAAGT GTTGGTTAGCTCGGATGCTTTAGCCCGTGGAATGGATATCTCGGGTGTAAATCTAGTCGTTTCCTACGACTTGCCAAAACACATCAAAGGTTACATTCACAGATCAGGTCGAACAGGTCGAGCTGGTACTCCGGGTACAGCGGTGTCTATTCTAACACCCGCACAGATCGCAGCTTTCACTAAAATGTTGACCAGTGCTCGAAAAACTGTACCTGTTATTGAGAAAATGGATGTTGACTCGTTTTCCGAATCCCCTGATTACGAGGAGCATATAGAAAAGCTGAGAGAAATGTTGGAGGAGGAGCAAACCAACGACTTGAATCATATAAAGTCTGTTAAAAGAAGGCATAAACGGATACATAAGAAGCCATAA
- the LOC124413144 gene encoding polyadenylate-binding protein 2-B isoform X2, giving the protein MSETDLLASDQIDGLDGLENGQDGDTLMRGDGDHNNSEANVDDPELEAIKARVREMEEEAEKLKQLQSEVDKQMNMGSPPGITSPLNMSLEEKMEVDNRSIYVGNVDYGATAEELEQHFHGCGSINRVTILCNKFDGHPKGFAYIEFGDRDSVQTAMAMDESLFRGRQIKVMPKRTNRPGMSITNRGPRGARGFRGAARISRGSAYFGCRYARRPRRGYYMPY; this is encoded by the exons ATGTCTGAAACAGATTTGTTAGCCAGCGATCAAATTGACGGCCTAGATGGCTTAGAAAATGGTCAGGATGGCGATACTTTGATGCGAGGTGACGGAGATCATAACAACAGCGAAGCAAACGTTGATGACCCT GAATTGGAGGCAATAAAAGCACGTGTCAGGGAAATGGAGgaagaagcagaaaaattaaaacaattgcAATCCGAGGTTGACAAGCAAATGAACATGGGCAGCCCTCCTGGCATCA CTAGCCCATTAAACATGTCTTTGGAAGAGAAAATGGAAGTGGATAATAGATCGATTTATGTTGGAAAT GTTGATTATGGAGCAACAGCTGAGGAATTGGAGCAGCATTTCCACGGGTGCGGCAGTATCAACAGAGTGACAATTTTGTGCAATAAGTTCGATGGTCATCCCAAAGGTTTTGCTTACATTGAATTTGGGGATCGTGATTCGGTCCAGACTGCGATGGCTATGGATGAGTCTTTATTCCGAGGTCGTCAAATCAAAGTGATGCCCAAGAGAACTAATAGACCAGGCATGTCAATCACCAACAG AGGACCTAGAGGAGCACGTGGATTCAGAGGAGCTGCTCGAATCAGTCGTGGTAGCGCCTATTTTGGCTGCCGATATGCAAGGCGACCCAG gcgtgGCTACTACATGCCCTACTGA
- the LOC124413144 gene encoding polyadenylate-binding protein 2 isoform X1, which produces MSETDLLASDQIDGLDGLENGQDGDTLMRGDGDHNNSEANVDDPELEAIKARVREMEEEAEKLKQLQSEVDKQMNMGSPPGITSPLNMSLEEKMEVDNRSIYVGNVDYGATAEELEQHFHGCGSINRVTILCNKFDGHPKGFAYIEFGDRDSVQTAMAMDESLFRGRQIKVMPKRTNRPGMSITNRGPRGARGFRGAARISRGSAYFGCRYARRPRSYRRGYYMPY; this is translated from the exons ATGTCTGAAACAGATTTGTTAGCCAGCGATCAAATTGACGGCCTAGATGGCTTAGAAAATGGTCAGGATGGCGATACTTTGATGCGAGGTGACGGAGATCATAACAACAGCGAAGCAAACGTTGATGACCCT GAATTGGAGGCAATAAAAGCACGTGTCAGGGAAATGGAGgaagaagcagaaaaattaaaacaattgcAATCCGAGGTTGACAAGCAAATGAACATGGGCAGCCCTCCTGGCATCA CTAGCCCATTAAACATGTCTTTGGAAGAGAAAATGGAAGTGGATAATAGATCGATTTATGTTGGAAAT GTTGATTATGGAGCAACAGCTGAGGAATTGGAGCAGCATTTCCACGGGTGCGGCAGTATCAACAGAGTGACAATTTTGTGCAATAAGTTCGATGGTCATCCCAAAGGTTTTGCTTACATTGAATTTGGGGATCGTGATTCGGTCCAGACTGCGATGGCTATGGATGAGTCTTTATTCCGAGGTCGTCAAATCAAAGTGATGCCCAAGAGAACTAATAGACCAGGCATGTCAATCACCAACAG AGGACCTAGAGGAGCACGTGGATTCAGAGGAGCTGCTCGAATCAGTCGTGGTAGCGCCTATTTTGGCTGCCGATATGCAAGGCGACCCAG aagttacaggcgtgGCTACTACATGCCCTACTGA